In Opitutaceae bacterium TAV5, one genomic interval encodes:
- a CDS encoding dihydrolipoamide succinyltransferase gives MPTIDVKIPPMGESILTGVLAKWRVADGDVVARDQPLFELETDKITSEGMAEAAGKITLRTAEGTEVKIGEVVATIDTDVTAGAAPAAEPAPAPSGAKAAASAAPVSPAVARIAAETGIDPATVPGTGKGGRVTKADLLAAAEAAASSPKAAAAPQPPPPAAPSPAPAPASDSGSGRNAAAPAIPAGRQTRKKLSPLRKRLAERLVQAQHQAAMLTTFNEVDMSAVMELRKKYQDDFVKKNGIKLGFMSFFTKAVVHALQAVPGINARIEGDEIVQNSYYDVGVAVSTDKGLMVPVIRDCDTVSMAGIEKQLGDLAKKARDGKITLPDLEGGVFTITNGGIFGSMLSTPILNAPQSAILGLHAINERPVAINGQVVIRPMMYLALSYDHRLVDGKEAVTFLVKVKQAIEDPTRLLLNL, from the coding sequence ATGCCAACTATCGACGTAAAAATCCCTCCCATGGGCGAATCCATCCTGACCGGCGTGCTGGCCAAGTGGCGTGTGGCCGATGGCGACGTTGTCGCCCGCGACCAGCCGCTCTTCGAGCTCGAGACCGACAAGATCACGTCGGAAGGCATGGCGGAGGCCGCCGGCAAGATCACGCTCAGGACGGCCGAAGGCACCGAGGTGAAGATCGGCGAAGTGGTCGCCACCATCGACACCGACGTCACCGCCGGCGCGGCTCCGGCCGCGGAACCGGCGCCCGCGCCGTCCGGAGCCAAAGCCGCCGCGTCCGCGGCTCCCGTTTCTCCGGCCGTGGCCCGGATCGCCGCCGAGACCGGCATCGATCCGGCCACCGTCCCCGGCACCGGCAAGGGCGGGCGCGTCACCAAGGCCGACCTGCTGGCCGCCGCCGAAGCCGCCGCGTCTTCGCCGAAAGCTGCCGCCGCGCCTCAGCCTCCGCCGCCCGCGGCACCGTCCCCGGCGCCGGCGCCTGCCTCCGACTCCGGCAGCGGCAGGAATGCCGCCGCTCCTGCAATCCCCGCCGGCCGCCAGACGCGCAAGAAACTCTCGCCGCTGCGCAAGCGCCTCGCCGAGCGCCTCGTCCAGGCGCAGCACCAGGCGGCCATGCTCACCACGTTCAACGAAGTGGACATGAGCGCCGTCATGGAGCTTCGCAAAAAATACCAGGACGATTTTGTGAAGAAAAACGGCATCAAGCTCGGCTTCATGTCCTTTTTCACGAAGGCGGTCGTGCATGCCCTCCAGGCCGTGCCCGGCATCAACGCGCGGATCGAGGGCGACGAGATCGTCCAGAACAGCTATTACGATGTGGGCGTGGCCGTCTCGACCGACAAGGGCCTGATGGTTCCGGTCATCCGCGATTGCGACACCGTCAGCATGGCCGGCATCGAAAAACAGCTCGGCGACCTCGCGAAAAAAGCGCGCGACGGAAAGATCACGCTTCCCGATCTCGAAGGCGGCGTCTTCACGATCACCAATGGCGGCATTTTCGGCTCGATGCTCTCGACGCCGATTCTCAACGCCCCGCAAAGCGCCATCCTCGGCCTGCACGCGATCAACGAGCGCCCCGTCGCCATCAACGGCCAGGTGGTCATCCGCCCGATGATGTACCTCGCGCTCAGCTACGATCACCGCCTCGTGGACGGCAAGGAAGCCGTCACCTTCCTCGTCAAGGTCAAGCAGGCCATCGAAGACCCGACCCGGCTTCTGCTGAATCTGTAA
- a CDS encoding dihydrolipoamide dehydrogenase (Catalyzes the oxidation of dihydrolipoamide to lipoamide): protein MQFDLIVIGAGPGGYVCAFRASQLGLKVALVEKRPTLGGTCLNVGCIPAKALLASSEHFAFAQKHAAAHGIKLGSVELDLPALLKKKDDVVAKLVGGVTALARARKVTVVTGAATFVDASTLKVRNGNDAEPATLTAKNIVIATGSAPVELPFLKFDGKTILSSDDALSLPEVPKTLAVIGGGAIGLELGSVWSRLGSEATVVEFLPKIAASSDDDVVRLYTRLLGKQGLKIETGAKVTGYAKGVLTAMRGETPLEIPADKVLVAVGRRPVSEGLGLDTIGVTLDEKKRIVVDDHLRTNVPGVWAIGDVVAGPMLAHKAEEDGVAVAEWIVGKAGHINWDFVPGIIYTDPEIASIGLGEDAAKAKGIAVNVGKFNFAANGRAISADATDGFVKIIADAKTDKLLGAQILGRNAGELIGEIVAHMEYGGSAEDLARTIHAHPTMSEAIKEAALAVSKSALHAI from the coding sequence ATGCAATTCGACCTCATCGTCATCGGCGCCGGCCCCGGCGGCTACGTCTGCGCCTTCCGGGCCTCGCAACTTGGCCTCAAGGTCGCGCTTGTCGAAAAACGCCCCACGCTGGGCGGCACCTGCCTCAACGTCGGCTGCATTCCGGCAAAAGCGCTCCTCGCTTCGTCCGAACACTTCGCCTTCGCGCAAAAGCACGCCGCCGCGCACGGCATCAAACTCGGCTCCGTCGAGCTCGATCTGCCTGCGCTCCTCAAGAAGAAAGACGACGTCGTCGCGAAACTCGTCGGCGGCGTGACCGCGCTCGCCCGCGCCCGCAAGGTCACGGTCGTCACCGGCGCCGCCACGTTTGTCGATGCCTCCACCCTCAAGGTCCGGAACGGGAACGATGCCGAACCCGCCACGCTGACTGCGAAAAACATCGTCATCGCCACCGGTTCCGCGCCGGTCGAGCTGCCCTTTCTCAAGTTTGACGGCAAGACGATCCTCTCCAGCGACGACGCGCTTTCGCTGCCCGAAGTCCCGAAAACACTCGCGGTCATCGGCGGCGGCGCCATCGGCCTCGAACTCGGCAGCGTCTGGTCGCGCCTCGGCTCCGAGGCCACGGTCGTCGAGTTTTTGCCGAAAATCGCCGCGTCCAGTGACGATGACGTGGTCCGGCTCTACACCCGCCTCCTCGGCAAGCAGGGGCTGAAAATCGAGACCGGCGCCAAGGTCACCGGCTATGCGAAGGGCGTGCTCACCGCCATGCGCGGCGAGACGCCGCTCGAAATCCCGGCCGACAAGGTGCTCGTCGCCGTCGGCCGCCGCCCGGTCAGCGAAGGCCTCGGGCTGGACACGATCGGCGTCACGCTCGACGAGAAAAAGCGCATCGTCGTGGACGACCACCTGCGCACGAACGTGCCGGGCGTATGGGCGATCGGCGACGTCGTGGCCGGCCCGATGCTCGCGCACAAGGCCGAGGAAGACGGCGTGGCCGTGGCCGAGTGGATCGTCGGCAAGGCTGGCCACATCAACTGGGATTTTGTTCCCGGCATCATCTACACCGATCCCGAGATCGCCAGCATCGGCCTTGGCGAGGATGCGGCGAAGGCGAAGGGCATCGCAGTCAACGTCGGGAAATTCAACTTCGCCGCCAACGGCCGCGCGATCAGCGCCGATGCGACGGACGGTTTTGTGAAGATCATCGCCGACGCGAAAACGGACAAGCTTCTCGGCGCGCAGATCCTCGGCCGCAACGCCGGCGAGCTGATCGGCGAGATTGTGGCGCACATGGAATACGGCGGCAGCGCCGAGGACCTCGCCCGCACGATCCACGCCCACCCGACGATGAGCGAGGCGATCAAGGAAGCGGCTCTCGCCGTCAGCAAGAGCGCGCTCCACGCGATCTGA
- a CDS encoding ABC transporter, which translates to MASDLSRFRPYIRYLKPVRWAFAGAILFGILAGIGNGAALPYLMKKVLPQMFDATAPRVSLWYMAMISASIPGVFIFRNVMGYLNVYLLQYCGTRILEQLRLDFFRKLQLLPISFFQGQRNGDLISRGMADTNQLQTTMSNLANDLVQQPFTLAAALGYVGWLAFREEGVMMVLVCLIIVPLCVLPIRYAGKKVVRRASQLQRELGSVTNVMSENLGAAREVRAFGIEARETARFGARTRQLLTYQMKIVKYSKAISPGIEIISSFGIAMTLVYAYHVRLSWETFMAILVALYACYGPIKKLGELSNNMKRGLASLDRIEEVLNEPVSITDPASPVKIGRLRGDIAFEHVTFAYKKEPVLADVNITLPAGTVCALVGPSGAGKSTFANLVPRFFDPGAGRVTIDGIDIRDMRLADLRGNIALVSQEAILFNDTIYENLLLSRPGATRAEVEQAARDAHAHEFIMSFPQGYDTIVGERGASLSGGQRQRVALARAFLRNAPILILDEATSALDSESEAMIQKSLTKLVQGKTVLMIAHRFSTIRDATMILLFNEGRIVARGPHAELYASSLLYRGLYDQQSTGAMPPVAA; encoded by the coding sequence ATGGCCTCCGACCTCAGCCGTTTTCGACCCTACATCCGTTATCTGAAACCCGTGCGCTGGGCTTTCGCGGGGGCGATCCTGTTTGGTATCCTTGCCGGCATCGGCAACGGCGCCGCATTGCCTTACCTGATGAAGAAGGTGTTGCCGCAGATGTTCGACGCCACCGCCCCGCGTGTATCTCTCTGGTACATGGCCATGATCTCCGCATCGATTCCGGGGGTTTTCATTTTCCGCAACGTCATGGGTTACCTCAACGTTTACCTGCTCCAGTACTGCGGCACGCGGATCCTCGAACAGTTGCGGCTGGATTTCTTCCGCAAGCTGCAACTCCTGCCGATTTCGTTTTTCCAGGGGCAGCGCAACGGCGACCTGATCTCGCGCGGCATGGCGGATACCAACCAGCTCCAGACGACGATGAGCAACCTGGCCAACGACCTCGTGCAGCAGCCGTTCACGCTGGCCGCCGCCTTGGGGTATGTGGGCTGGCTGGCGTTCAGGGAGGAAGGCGTGATGATGGTGCTGGTCTGCCTGATCATCGTGCCGCTGTGCGTCCTGCCCATCCGGTACGCGGGCAAGAAAGTCGTCCGGCGGGCCAGCCAGCTTCAGCGCGAGCTGGGTTCGGTGACCAATGTGATGAGCGAAAATCTCGGCGCGGCCCGCGAGGTGCGCGCCTTCGGCATCGAGGCGCGCGAGACGGCCCGATTCGGCGCCCGCACGCGCCAGCTTCTCACCTACCAGATGAAGATCGTCAAATATTCCAAGGCGATCAGCCCCGGTATCGAAATCATCTCCTCGTTCGGCATCGCGATGACCCTGGTTTACGCCTATCATGTCCGGCTGAGCTGGGAGACGTTCATGGCGATTCTGGTGGCGCTCTACGCCTGTTACGGCCCCATCAAGAAACTGGGCGAGCTGAGCAACAACATGAAGCGCGGGCTGGCCTCGCTCGACCGGATCGAGGAGGTCCTGAATGAGCCGGTTTCGATCACCGATCCCGCCAGCCCCGTGAAAATCGGGCGGCTGCGCGGCGACATCGCCTTCGAGCATGTGACCTTCGCCTACAAGAAGGAGCCGGTGCTCGCCGACGTGAACATCACCTTGCCGGCGGGCACGGTCTGCGCGCTGGTCGGGCCGAGCGGCGCGGGCAAATCGACCTTCGCCAACCTCGTGCCACGCTTTTTCGATCCCGGCGCCGGCCGCGTGACGATCGACGGCATCGACATCCGCGACATGCGACTGGCCGACCTGCGCGGCAATATCGCGCTCGTTTCGCAGGAGGCGATTCTCTTCAACGACACCATATACGAAAACCTCCTGCTCAGTCGTCCCGGCGCCACGCGCGCGGAGGTCGAGCAGGCGGCGCGCGATGCGCACGCGCACGAGTTCATCATGAGCTTCCCGCAAGGTTACGACACGATCGTCGGCGAACGCGGCGCCTCGCTTTCCGGCGGGCAGCGCCAGCGGGTGGCCCTCGCCCGGGCATTCCTGCGTAACGCCCCGATCCTCATCCTCGACGAGGCCACCAGCGCGCTCGACAGCGAAAGCGAGGCGATGATCCAGAAAAGCCTGACCAAGCTCGTCCAGGGCAAGACGGTGCTGATGATCGCCCACCGGTTTTCCACCATCCGGGACGCCACGATGATCCTGCTGTTCAACGAGGGTCGCATCGTCGCCCGCGGACCCCACGCCGAGCTTTATGCGAGCAGCCTGCTCTACCGCGGGCTCTACGACCAGCAAAGCACCGGCGCGATGCCGCCGGTGGCGGCGTGA
- a CDS encoding cytidyltransferase yields the protein MTRVFVSGCYDILHAGHVQFFREARALGSHLTVSFASSDVLWIHKQRKSSLPDEHKAALIAALDMVDEVVVGRGHEEGIDFREDFLRLRPDVLAVTEDDKYAPLKRELCDQVGASYVVLPKTPPQFTPISTTEIVRYIRAPQEAPLRVDFAGGWLDVPMFARAGAWIVNCAITPTVSLRSWPYERNAGLGGSGAWALLNGKDGVDAELGIGTGWQDPAVIAETGLCVWRSGLRPDLEIKTSGDFLRGRMALYWTGTPHDTPGATGLARDYDAIERAGRTAREAVWANSYEGLAAAVRESYAVQRGEGMEPLPGDPEAGNGELSAGVAAAGALAWKYCGGGYGGYALYLFPDAAGRDRACALPGFRPVEPFIMVD from the coding sequence ATGACACGCGTTTTTGTCTCCGGCTGTTACGATATTCTCCATGCTGGCCATGTGCAGTTTTTCCGCGAAGCGCGGGCGCTCGGCTCGCATCTCACGGTCTCGTTCGCCTCGTCGGATGTCCTCTGGATTCACAAGCAGCGGAAAAGTTCGTTGCCCGACGAGCACAAGGCGGCGCTGATCGCCGCGCTCGACATGGTGGACGAGGTGGTCGTGGGCCGTGGTCACGAGGAGGGGATCGATTTTCGCGAGGATTTCCTGCGGCTGCGTCCCGACGTCCTCGCGGTGACCGAGGACGACAAGTACGCGCCGCTGAAACGGGAACTCTGCGACCAGGTCGGGGCGAGTTACGTGGTGCTGCCGAAAACGCCGCCGCAGTTCACGCCGATCTCCACGACCGAGATCGTCCGCTATATCCGCGCGCCGCAGGAGGCGCCGTTGCGGGTGGATTTCGCCGGCGGCTGGCTCGACGTGCCAATGTTTGCGCGGGCCGGCGCATGGATCGTCAACTGCGCGATCACGCCGACGGTGTCGTTGCGGAGCTGGCCGTACGAGCGCAACGCCGGCCTCGGCGGTAGCGGCGCGTGGGCGCTGCTCAACGGCAAGGACGGTGTGGACGCCGAACTCGGGATCGGCACCGGCTGGCAGGATCCGGCCGTGATTGCCGAAACGGGCCTTTGCGTGTGGCGCAGCGGTCTGCGGCCGGATCTCGAGATCAAGACCAGCGGCGATTTCCTGCGCGGCCGCATGGCGCTTTACTGGACGGGGACGCCGCATGACACGCCGGGCGCGACCGGGTTGGCCCGCGATTACGACGCGATCGAGCGCGCCGGTCGCACGGCCCGCGAGGCGGTCTGGGCGAACAGCTACGAAGGGCTCGCGGCGGCGGTGCGCGAATCGTACGCGGTGCAGCGCGGCGAGGGCATGGAGCCGCTGCCGGGCGATCCGGAAGCCGGCAACGGGGAACTGTCCGCCGGCGTGGCGGCGGCCGGCGCCCTGGCGTGGAAGTATTGCGGCGGCGGATACGGCGGATACGCGCTTTATCTTTTCCCCGATGCGGCGGGGCGCGACCGCGCGTGCGCGCTGCCGGGATTCCGTCCCGTCGAGCCGTTCATTATGGTGGATTGA
- a CDS encoding AraC family transcriptional regulator has protein sequence MPRPPPDFFRYLPCPPEAETWGLAVTGGGQLRNAPGTPYPPAGHPPDHAFAWDYGRVLPAWQIVFIAAGRGRFESRHQPLRTIGAGTALVLFPGEWHRYAPDRRTGWTELWVELQGPACARLEAAGEWSAASPCVELDRAPAESLLRRIHALLRGRDDASPGFSPESSAAAWELAARVADARRRHHRHENPPSAITRAVRRAEDLLAERLDAPPSMQALARELDVAYSYFRREFRRQTGLAPRAWMQRLRLEKARRLLGNSRATLAEVAETLGFSSPYHLSAAFKRAFGVSPDRWRRGLNPP, from the coding sequence ATGCCCCGCCCGCCGCCCGATTTTTTCCGCTACCTTCCCTGCCCTCCCGAAGCCGAAACCTGGGGGCTGGCCGTCACCGGCGGCGGACAACTTCGCAACGCCCCCGGTACCCCCTACCCGCCCGCCGGGCATCCGCCGGATCATGCGTTTGCCTGGGACTACGGCCGCGTGCTCCCCGCCTGGCAGATTGTGTTCATCGCCGCCGGCCGCGGCCGGTTCGAATCCCGCCACCAGCCCCTGCGGACCATCGGCGCCGGCACCGCGCTCGTCCTGTTTCCCGGCGAATGGCATCGCTACGCGCCCGACCGCCGCACCGGCTGGACGGAGCTCTGGGTCGAATTGCAGGGCCCCGCCTGCGCCCGGCTCGAAGCCGCCGGCGAATGGTCCGCCGCCTCCCCCTGTGTGGAGCTCGACCGTGCCCCGGCCGAAAGCCTCCTGCGCCGCATCCACGCCCTCCTGCGCGGACGCGACGACGCATCACCCGGCTTTTCTCCCGAATCGTCCGCCGCCGCCTGGGAACTGGCCGCCCGGGTGGCCGATGCCCGCCGCCGCCATCACCGGCACGAGAATCCGCCCTCCGCCATCACCCGGGCCGTGCGGCGCGCCGAGGACCTGCTGGCCGAGCGGCTCGACGCCCCGCCCTCGATGCAGGCTCTCGCCCGCGAACTGGACGTGGCCTATTCGTATTTCCGCCGCGAGTTTCGCCGGCAAACCGGCCTTGCCCCGCGCGCCTGGATGCAGCGTCTGCGCCTGGAAAAAGCGCGCCGGCTCCTCGGCAATTCGCGCGCCACGCTCGCCGAGGTCGCCGAGACGCTCGGTTTCAGTTCGCCCTACCACCTGTCCGCGGCCTTCAAGCGCGCCTTCGGCGTGAGCCCCGACCGGTGGCGCCGGGGACTCAATCCACCATAA
- a CDS encoding transaldolase yields MPNQLDQLKQFTTVVADTGDFASMKEFAPRDATTNPSLILKATGLPAYAALLDKALADAGSAATLPQVIDRLLVAFGLEILKIVPGRVSSEVDARLSFDTEGTLAKAREIIALYEKAGIGRDRVLIKIASTWEGIRAAGQLAKEGIHCNLTLLFSFPQAVACAEAGVQLISPFVGRILDWHKKNTGKDYAPAEDPGVQSVTQIYTYYKKFGYKTEVMGASFRNKGEILELAGCDLLTISPALLAELKAGDGPVTRKLDPAKAPSADLEKVTFDEKSFRFALNEDAMATEKTAEGIRLFSADIVKLEQLIAKKRG; encoded by the coding sequence ATGCCAAACCAACTCGATCAACTGAAGCAGTTCACCACGGTCGTCGCCGACACCGGCGACTTCGCCAGCATGAAGGAGTTCGCCCCGCGCGACGCCACGACGAACCCCTCGCTCATCCTCAAGGCCACCGGCCTGCCCGCCTACGCCGCGCTCCTCGACAAGGCCCTTGCCGATGCCGGCTCCGCCGCCACCCTTCCGCAGGTCATCGACCGGCTGCTCGTCGCCTTCGGCCTCGAAATCCTGAAAATCGTCCCCGGCCGCGTTTCCAGCGAAGTCGATGCGCGCCTTTCCTTCGACACCGAAGGCACCCTCGCCAAGGCCCGCGAGATCATCGCCCTCTACGAAAAAGCCGGCATCGGCCGCGACCGCGTGCTCATCAAGATCGCCTCCACCTGGGAAGGCATCCGCGCCGCCGGCCAGCTCGCGAAAGAAGGCATCCACTGCAACCTCACGCTCCTGTTCTCCTTCCCGCAGGCCGTCGCCTGCGCCGAGGCCGGCGTGCAGCTCATCTCGCCCTTCGTCGGCCGCATCCTCGACTGGCACAAGAAAAACACCGGCAAGGATTACGCCCCCGCCGAAGACCCCGGCGTGCAGTCCGTCACGCAGATCTACACCTACTACAAAAAATTCGGCTACAAGACCGAGGTCATGGGCGCGTCCTTCCGCAACAAGGGCGAGATCCTCGAACTCGCCGGCTGCGACCTGCTCACGATCTCCCCGGCCCTCCTCGCCGAGCTCAAGGCGGGCGACGGACCCGTCACCCGCAAGCTCGATCCGGCCAAGGCTCCCTCGGCCGATCTGGAGAAGGTCACATTCGACGAAAAATCCTTCCGCTTCGCGCTCAACGAAGACGCCATGGCCACGGAAAAGACTGCCGAAGGCATCCGGCTCTTCTCCGCCGACATCGTGAAGCTCGAACAACTCATCGCGAAAAAACGCGGCTGA
- a CDS encoding preprotein translocase subunit TatA has protein sequence MIVATMSLPGLTLFSSLFHSIATAAVAFPAPPVYPYPPSPLAASGTLAFLEGIGSMELLLIFVLGLVLFGGKGLPNVARGLGRAMREFKKATSGVEEEIKRAMEEPPPRPRRRKPVNGTAASRSASRSLPAPAAPSASSAPAVSDPVSSAPVTPDDDYPPTANPAPPPASPPPPPASRSPGTPPDTLPL, from the coding sequence ATGATCGTTGCCACCATGAGTCTGCCGGGTCTGACGCTGTTTTCCTCCCTGTTTCACTCCATCGCCACGGCCGCGGTGGCCTTCCCCGCCCCGCCCGTGTATCCGTATCCGCCATCGCCGCTGGCCGCATCCGGCACGCTGGCGTTCCTTGAAGGGATCGGCTCGATGGAGTTGCTGCTGATCTTCGTCCTCGGGCTCGTGCTCTTCGGCGGCAAGGGCTTGCCCAATGTGGCCCGCGGACTCGGGCGCGCCATGCGGGAATTCAAGAAAGCCACCAGCGGCGTGGAGGAAGAAATCAAGCGTGCCATGGAAGAGCCGCCGCCCCGCCCCCGCCGGCGCAAGCCGGTCAACGGCACCGCCGCCTCGCGCTCCGCCAGCCGCAGCCTGCCGGCTCCGGCCGCCCCCTCCGCCTCCTCCGCCCCCGCGGTCTCCGATCCGGTCTCCTCCGCCCCGGTCACGCCGGATGACGACTATCCTCCGACCGCCAATCCCGCTCCCCCGCCGGCATCGCCCCCGCCGCCCCCGGCCTCACGCTCCCCCGGCACTCCGCCCGACACTCTCCCCTTGTAA
- a CDS encoding aldose 1-epimerase — protein sequence MEEVPWLGQTLRRWSVGQSTFLAIPERGARLMHWHVTLGDGTVRDVLHWPEIDTLDGFHSVRGGNPILFPFNARSFDHGDIQFWRHSDGIRRPMPMHGLARQGRFEITHIDERGFMAVFVPDAHARECYPFDYDFTVVYRFAPLGLTCEFILKNTGKTPIPWSAGHHFYFTLPWEEGRTRSDYRIRILSGKTVRQDARGQLVPGPALKPEESLGNPEIVDAIHLGLKSNTVTVRPVAGGAGITLKNGQAPVPHPEAAFVTWSPDADAPYYCVEPWMGPPNAPETKVGLHHVPPGKSQSYIVEVALA from the coding sequence ATGGAAGAAGTTCCCTGGCTTGGGCAAACGTTGCGGCGGTGGTCGGTCGGACAGTCCACTTTTCTCGCCATTCCCGAACGCGGCGCCCGGCTCATGCACTGGCACGTCACGCTCGGCGACGGGACCGTGCGCGATGTCCTCCACTGGCCGGAAATCGACACGCTCGACGGCTTTCACTCCGTGCGCGGCGGCAATCCCATCCTTTTCCCCTTCAACGCCCGCAGCTTCGATCACGGCGACATCCAGTTCTGGCGTCACTCCGATGGCATCCGCCGCCCGATGCCCATGCACGGCCTCGCCCGCCAGGGGCGGTTCGAGATCACCCACATCGATGAACGCGGTTTCATGGCCGTCTTCGTCCCCGATGCGCATGCCCGGGAGTGTTACCCGTTCGATTACGATTTCACCGTCGTTTACCGCTTCGCCCCGCTCGGCCTCACCTGCGAATTCATCCTCAAAAACACGGGCAAGACGCCGATCCCGTGGAGCGCCGGGCATCATTTTTATTTCACCCTGCCCTGGGAAGAAGGCCGCACCCGCAGCGACTACCGGATCAGGATTCTCTCCGGCAAAACCGTCCGCCAGGACGCGCGCGGCCAGCTCGTGCCCGGCCCGGCGCTCAAGCCCGAAGAGTCGCTCGGCAACCCGGAGATCGTGGACGCCATCCACCTCGGCCTCAAGTCCAACACCGTCACCGTCCGGCCCGTCGCGGGCGGCGCCGGCATCACCCTCAAAAACGGCCAGGCTCCCGTGCCGCACCCGGAAGCCGCCTTTGTCACCTGGAGCCCCGATGCCGACGCGCCGTACTATTGTGTGGAGCCCTGGATGGGGCCGCCCAATGCTCCCGAAACGAAAGTCGGCCTCCACCACGTGCCGCCCGGCAAGAGCCAGAGTTACATCGTCGAGGTGGCGCTGGCGTAA
- a CDS encoding AraC family transcriptional regulator, producing MPGQNLGLAPRLIPTLGNDAVRREFYQLLRSQMQAVETGRAKVRVPHTTHLMQPRPGMHYHLRPEIFLQLQGETRFRFPGRGEALSLRPGELAVLATGLPHGEEARRGPGGEEFRNLVVGFYSSSVSMHFAADAGDGRPDIEQILFFPTPDLKRLIDLVDYLTLLGNASTAEAESAVRGLTLAMLAVLGDLARTETPELRQEPQRIFQVKWLVRDQLYNRELNVILVAQRLGCSADYLSHLFHKETGETLIHYIHRQRITGAVQALANPALSVSEIAWACGFSDPGYFTRVFRKHTGLTPQAYRASRLDDEKRESDRPKTIYHDRVDYSPGVDLKSTG from the coding sequence ATGCCAGGACAAAACCTAGGTCTCGCCCCGCGACTGATCCCGACACTCGGCAACGACGCCGTGAGGCGGGAGTTTTATCAATTGCTGCGCAGCCAGATGCAGGCGGTGGAAACCGGCCGGGCCAAGGTGCGGGTGCCGCACACCACCCACCTGATGCAGCCGCGCCCCGGCATGCACTACCACCTGCGCCCGGAGATTTTCCTGCAACTGCAGGGCGAGACGCGGTTTCGCTTCCCCGGTCGCGGCGAGGCGCTGAGCCTGCGTCCCGGGGAACTGGCGGTCCTCGCCACCGGCTTGCCGCACGGCGAGGAGGCGCGGCGCGGCCCGGGCGGAGAGGAGTTCCGCAACCTCGTGGTGGGTTTTTATTCGAGCTCGGTCAGCATGCACTTCGCGGCCGACGCCGGCGACGGGCGTCCGGATATCGAGCAGATCCTGTTTTTCCCGACCCCCGACCTGAAACGGCTGATCGATCTGGTGGATTACCTGACGCTGCTGGGCAACGCGTCCACCGCCGAGGCGGAAAGCGCCGTGCGCGGGCTGACGCTCGCCATGCTCGCCGTGCTCGGCGACCTCGCCCGCACCGAAACCCCGGAACTGCGCCAGGAACCGCAACGCATCTTCCAGGTGAAATGGCTGGTGCGCGACCAGCTCTACAACCGCGAGCTCAACGTCATCCTCGTGGCCCAGCGGCTCGGATGCTCGGCCGACTACCTCTCGCACCTGTTTCACAAGGAGACCGGCGAAACCCTCATCCACTACATCCATCGCCAGCGCATCACCGGCGCGGTGCAGGCGTTGGCCAACCCGGCGCTGTCGGTCTCGGAAATCGCATGGGCATGCGGGTTCTCCGATCCCGGGTATTTCACGCGGGTTTTCCGCAAGCACACCGGCCTCACTCCGCAAGCCTACCGCGCCAGCCGCCTCGATGACGAAAAACGCGAAAGCGACCGGCCCAAGACCATTTATCACGACCGCGTGGACTACTCTCCCGGCGTGGACCTGAAAAGCACGGGGTAA